Proteins encoded within one genomic window of Setaria italica strain Yugu1 chromosome IV, Setaria_italica_v2.0, whole genome shotgun sequence:
- the LOC101771873 gene encoding GDSL esterase/lipase At5g55050, protein MGGRLRVLCLLTCMQVLVGTVAGGGARPPAMYVFGSSIVDVGNNNYLPGEAVPRANKPFNGIDFPGSIPTGRFSNGYNTADYVAKKMGFGLSPPAYLSLAPSSSSGPLVLTALSSGVNYASGGAGILDSTNAGNTIPLSKQLQYFEATKAKMVAAVGAGAVDAVLKKSVFVVNIGNNDFYVFAAAELARNRSAEDQRRDAAALNASLVSNYSAAITELYSMGARKFAVVNVWPLGCVPAVRVASPAGACSGLLNQLAAGFNGAVRSLLAGLAPRLPGLVYSLADFYGFTQDVLADPGASGFTDIAGACCGSGRLGGEGECTTNSTLCTNRDQHVFWDRAHPSQRTTFLAAQAFYNGPAKYTTPINFMQLA, encoded by the exons ggcggcgcgcggccgccggcgatgtACGTGTTCGGGTCTTCAATAGTGGACGTCGGCAACAACAACTATCTGCCCGGTGAGGCCGTCCCCAGGGCCAACAAGCCTTTCAACGGCATCGACTTCCCGGGCTCCATCCCCACCGGAAGGTTCAGCAATGGCTACAACACCGCTGACTACGTCG CAAAGAAGATGGGATTTGGGTTGAGCCCTCCTGCCTATCTGTCGCTGGCAccgagctcctcctccggccCTCTGGTCCTTACCGCTCTCAGCAGTGGTGTCAACTATGCTTCCGGAGGAGCTGGGATCCTCGATTCCACC AACGCCGGCAACACCATCCCGTTGTCCAAGCAGTTGCAGTACTTCGAGGCCACCAAGGCAAAGATGGTCGCCGCCGTGGGCGCCGGCGCGGTTGACGCCGTGCTCAAGAAGTCCGTCTTCGTCGTCAACATCGGCAACAACGACTTCTACGTCTTCGCGGCGGCCGAGCTGGCGCGGAACAGGTCAGCCGAAGACCAGCGGAgggacgccgccgcgctcaACGCCAGCCTCGTCTCCAACTACTCCGCTGCCATCACG GAACTGTACTCCATGGGCGCCAGGAAGTTCGCCGTCGTCAACGTGTGGCCGCTGGGGTGCGTGCCGGCGGTGCGGGTGGCCAGCCCGGCGGGCGCGTGCTCGGGCCTCCTCaaccagctcgccgccggcttcaACGGCGCCGTCCGGTCCCTGCTCGCCGGCCTCGCCCCGAGGCTGCCGGGCCTCGTCTACTCCCTCGCCGACTTCTACGGCTTCACGCAGGACGTCCTGGCCGACCCGGGGGCGTCGGGGTTCACCGACATCGCCGGCGCGTGCTgcgggagcgggcggctggGCGGGGAGGGGGAGTGCACGACGAACTCCACGCTCTGCACCAATCGTGACCAGCACGTGTTCTGGGACCGCGCGCACCCGTCTCAGCGGACAACTTTTCTCGCGGCCCAGGCGTTTTACAATGGGCCGGCCAAGTATACCACTCCTATCAACTTCATGCAACTGGCCTAG